A DNA window from Leptospira langatensis contains the following coding sequences:
- a CDS encoding histone deacetylase family protein, with translation MRQQLERLALIYHPEYNMDLGPHVFPARKYAMIYNLVKEDPKLSSLPALQPAPVGEEELSLVHTPEFISDFMNLRYTDRTMYSELPLNHAIVRSFCLGVGGTVLAAETIENYKYVYHIGGGFHHSMPDRAEGFCYLNDAAIATKLYLKKYPDRKVLFIDLDLHQGNGNAKIFQGDKSVWTFSMHQEDLYPKKEKSNLDIPLDNGTGDKQYMSLLEQALEKIRAEFKPDLIFYFAGADPFEDDSLGDLKLTFEGLKNRDRMVKAFADSLDVPVVIMPAGGYARNFHDTVRIHFNTIRVFASLI, from the coding sequence TTGCGACAACAGTTAGAACGGCTCGCATTAATTTATCATCCGGAATACAATATGGATCTAGGTCCTCACGTATTCCCCGCACGTAAATACGCAATGATATACAATCTAGTCAAGGAAGATCCTAAACTTTCTTCTTTGCCTGCTCTTCAGCCTGCTCCGGTCGGAGAGGAAGAACTGAGTCTAGTTCATACTCCCGAATTTATTTCAGACTTTATGAATCTTAGATACACGGACCGGACCATGTATTCTGAACTTCCCCTCAATCATGCGATTGTGAGAAGTTTTTGCCTGGGAGTGGGAGGAACGGTCCTTGCGGCGGAAACCATCGAGAATTACAAATATGTATATCATATCGGCGGGGGATTTCACCATAGCATGCCCGATCGTGCGGAAGGTTTCTGCTATTTGAACGATGCGGCCATTGCGACGAAACTTTATCTGAAAAAATATCCGGATAGAAAGGTTTTATTCATAGATCTGGACCTTCATCAGGGGAACGGGAACGCTAAAATTTTTCAGGGCGACAAGTCTGTTTGGACGTTTTCCATGCACCAAGAAGACTTATATCCGAAGAAAGAAAAGTCGAATTTAGATATTCCCTTAGACAACGGCACTGGGGATAAACAATACATGTCCCTTTTGGAGCAAGCTTTGGAGAAGATCCGCGCGGAATTTAAACCGGATCTCATCTTCTATTTTGCCGGAGCAGACCCTTTCGAAGACGATTCGTTAGGTGATCTGAAGCTTACTTTCGAAGGGCTAAAAAATAGAGATAGGATGGTGAAAGCCTTTGCCGATTCCTTGGATGTTCCGGTGGTGATCATGCCAGCAGGTGGATACGCTCGTAACTTCCATGATACGGTCCGGATCCATTTCAATACGATCCGGGTTTTCGCCTCTTTAATTTAG